From Saccopteryx leptura isolate mSacLep1 chromosome 3, mSacLep1_pri_phased_curated, whole genome shotgun sequence, one genomic window encodes:
- the PERM1 gene encoding PGC-1 and ERR-induced regulator in muscle protein 1 isoform X1, which produces MENFQYSVQLSDQDWAEFSAATEECGLLQAGLASGDELLSSDIDQGDSSGSSPPGPWPPHRGSGWPGFEEEDKAATQQLVSRSWQEPVLALEVSQQMPSTSARSEAWPSLSCGATPPDQSTSFEGPVSSRGKMQRLLQGPAPRDPAPKPPGEAPPSPKSSEHSAAPQRSPGSPGALPRSPSRKKRRAVGAKGGGRVGAAGSTSTGLGSPLLTEARPKESRGPAGSRGKGLSDGTAEQTAGARQDELGPKSAGAPELVARPEPGLDLSTPIPTTEQGTDLLRMTPQAELHTVSTPAQEPCPDFSTAKSDMAPSAPASKLHPDTTLSTPTCKPKLDVDLSILGPEVKPEVDASISISRAQSDVGVSIPAPVPQAGPDVVEAGITPPAKLDLSSVVSSRGEQEKPREEPSAGVPGHLLGEPPPGPVQAAKKKKVRFSMAVPSPEEPGSGETSHPLSPVTAWPSAPRTAAGSRGGPGAWDAVAVGPGLPQPRILKHLPPPAPSASGGSGYRSCFAVTVPEAYEFFFCDTIEEEDEDAEEAAEASEAPTQVQWPEVCEFFFRDCRTQRSGHQGGHSPALLPQAKPVPAPLPGEPVPISFPEAYEHFLGEDRQGSVLGPAALLQLQATEASTAVPQGVEPGLPLEPSPAAAEQLDLVLRQAERHVPGVCSLCHLGCENLRSTYPRCLENSLAGQHWHHLRHPLLPPAGEAWAPQPQLQPQPQPQLLGPRLGPGRRRTRKWPQVLRMKCCPLALPFDPRVPWQHLGRRQCPQSWLPWTPPEAQAVLHTWEGRFGRLGGWGRAGSWLGRID; this is translated from the exons ATGGAGAACTTCCAGTACAGCGTCCAGCTGAGTGACCAGGACTGGGCTGAGTTCTCGGCCGCCACTGAGGAGTGTGGCCTCCTGCAGGCTGGCCTGGCCTCTGGGGATGAGCTCCTGTCCAGTGACATTGACCAAGGGGACAGCAGTGGCAGCAGTCCCCCCGGGCCCTGGCCCCCTCACAGGGGGAGTGGCTGGCCTGGCTTTGAAGAGGAGGACAAGGCAGCCACGCAGCAGCTGGTCAGCAGGTCTTGGCAAGAGCCTGTCCTGGCCCTGGAGGTCAGTCAGCAGATGCCCAGCACGTCAGCACGGTCAGAAGCCTGGCCATCCCTCAGCTGTGGTGCCACCCCTCCCGACCAGAGCACGTCCTTCGAAGGGCCAGTATCTTCCAGAGGCAAGATGCAGAGGCTTCTGCAGGGGCCGGCCCCCCGGGACCCTGCCCCCAAGCCCCCTGGTGAGGCTCCTCCGAGCCCTAAGTCCTCAGAACACAGCGCTGCGCCCCAGAGGTCCCCTGGAAGCCCTGGAGCCCTGCCCCGCAGCCCCAGCCGAAAGAAGAGGCGTGCTGTGGGTGCCAAGGGGGGCGGGCGCGTGGGCGCCGCAGGCTCTACTTCCACCGGGCTGGGCTCCCCGCTGCTCACTGAGGCCAGGCCCAAGGAGAGCCGTGGTCCTGCTGGGTCCAGGGGGAAGGGCCTCTCAGATGGGACAGCAGAGCAGACGGCAGGAGCCCGGCAGGACGAGCTGGGGCCGAAGTCTGCAGGAGCCCCTGAGCTGGTGGCCAGACCGGAGCCAGGATTGGACCTATCTACACCTATCCCCACTACTGAGCAAGGTACAGACCTACTCAGAATGACCCCCCAAGCTGAGCTACACACTGTGTCCACACCTGCTCAGGAGCCTTGTCCAGACTTCTCAACAGCTAAGTCCGACATGGCTCCATCTGCACCTGCCTCCAAGCTTCATCCTGACACGACTCTGTCTACACCCACCTGCAAGCCTAAACTGGATGTGGACCTGTCCATACTGGGCCCAGAGGTCAAGCCAGAGGTTGATGCATCTATATCCATCTCAAGAGCTCAGTCTGATGTGGGTGTGTCGATACCTGCCCCCGTGCCCCAGGCTGGGCCTGACGTGGTGGAGGCAGGGATCACCCCACCAGCCAAGCTGGATTTGAGCTCGGTTGTGTCCTCACGGGGGGAGCAAGAGAAGCCCAGAGAGGAGCCCTCAGCAGGTGTCCCTGGACACCTCTTGGGGGAGCCCCCCCCAGGTCCCGTCCAAGCCGCCAAGAAGAAGAAAGTGCGGTTCTCTATGGCTGTGCCAAGCCCTGAGGAGCCAGGGTCCGGAGAGACTTCACATCCCCTCTCACCAGTCACAGCCTGGCCCTCGGCCCCCAGGACAGCAGCAGGGAGCCGCGGGGGGCCTGGAGCTTGGGACGCAGTGGCGGTTGGGCCCGGGCTCCCCCAGCCTCGGATTCTGAAGCACCttccccctcctgccccctctgccTCTGGGGGGTCTGGGTATAGAAGCTGCTTCGCAGTGACCGTCCCAGAAGcctatgagttctttttttgtgacaccaTCGAGGAGGAAGATGAAGACGCTGAGGAGGCAGCAGAGGCCAGTGAGGCCCCGACCCAAGTCCAGTGGCCAGAAGTGTGTGAGTTTTTCTTCCGGGACTGCAGAACCCAGAGATCTGGGCACCAGGGAGGTCACTCTCCAGCCCTACTCCCACAAGCCAAGCCTGTGCcagctcctctgcctggagaaccCGTGCCCATCTCCTTCCCTGAGGCCTATGAACACTTCCTTGGGGAGGACAGGCAGGGAAGCGTGCTCGGGCCGGCTGCCCTTCTCCAGCTGCAGGCCACAGAGGCCTCCACGGCGGTCCCCCAGGGAGTGGAGCCTGGCCTCCCACTGGAGCCCAGCCCCGCTGCAGCAGAGCAGCTCGACCTGGTGCTCAGACAAGCAG AACGACATGTGCCTGGTGTTTGTAGCCTTTGCCACCTGGGCTGTGAGAACCTCAGATCTACATACCCCAGATGCCTGGAAAACAG TCTTGCTGGCCAACATTGGCACCATCTCCGCCATCCGCTACTTCCGCCGGCAGGTGAGGCGTGGGCGccacagccccagctccagccccagccccagccccagctcctagGACCCAGGCTTGGCCCAGGAAGACGCAGGACAAGGAAATGGCCACAGGTGCTCAGGATGAAGTGCTGCCCTCTGGCCTTGCCCTTTGACCCTCGTGTTCCATGGCAGCATCTAGGAAGGAGACAGTGTCCTCAGTCCTGGCTTCCCTGGACTCCCCCTGAAGCCCAGGCTGTGCTCCACACCTGGGAGGGGAGATTTGGGAGGTTGGGTGGCTGGGGCCGAGCAGGGAGCTGGTTAGGAAGGATAGATTAG
- the PERM1 gene encoding PGC-1 and ERR-induced regulator in muscle protein 1 isoform X2 has protein sequence MENFQYSVQLSDQDWAEFSAATEECGLLQAGLASGDELLSSDIDQGDSSGSSPPGPWPPHRGSGWPGFEEEDKAATQQLVSRSWQEPVLALEVSQQMPSTSARSEAWPSLSCGATPPDQSTSFEGPVSSRGKMQRLLQGPAPRDPAPKPPGEAPPSPKSSEHSAAPQRSPGSPGALPRSPSRKKRRAVGAKGGGRVGAAGSTSTGLGSPLLTEARPKESRGPAGSRGKGLSDGTAEQTAGARQDELGPKSAGAPELVARPEPGLDLSTPIPTTEQGTDLLRMTPQAELHTVSTPAQEPCPDFSTAKSDMAPSAPASKLHPDTTLSTPTCKPKLDVDLSILGPEVKPEVDASISISRAQSDVGVSIPAPVPQAGPDVVEAGITPPAKLDLSSVVSSRGEQEKPREEPSAGVPGHLLGEPPPGPVQAAKKKKVRFSMAVPSPEEPGSGETSHPLSPVTAWPSAPRTAAGSRGGPGAWDAVAVGPGLPQPRILKHLPPPAPSASGGSGYRSCFAVTVPEAYEFFFCDTIEEEDEDAEEAAEASEAPTQVQWPEVCEFFFRDCRTQRSGHQGGHSPALLPQAKPVPAPLPGEPVPISFPEAYEHFLGEDRQGSVLGPAALLQLQATEASTAVPQGVEPGLPLEPSPAAAEQLDLVLRQAGEPWGPLTSFTFNQNDMCLVFVAFATWAVRTSDLHTPDAWKTVLLANIGTISAIRYFRRQVRRGRHSPSSSPSPSPSS, from the exons ATGGAGAACTTCCAGTACAGCGTCCAGCTGAGTGACCAGGACTGGGCTGAGTTCTCGGCCGCCACTGAGGAGTGTGGCCTCCTGCAGGCTGGCCTGGCCTCTGGGGATGAGCTCCTGTCCAGTGACATTGACCAAGGGGACAGCAGTGGCAGCAGTCCCCCCGGGCCCTGGCCCCCTCACAGGGGGAGTGGCTGGCCTGGCTTTGAAGAGGAGGACAAGGCAGCCACGCAGCAGCTGGTCAGCAGGTCTTGGCAAGAGCCTGTCCTGGCCCTGGAGGTCAGTCAGCAGATGCCCAGCACGTCAGCACGGTCAGAAGCCTGGCCATCCCTCAGCTGTGGTGCCACCCCTCCCGACCAGAGCACGTCCTTCGAAGGGCCAGTATCTTCCAGAGGCAAGATGCAGAGGCTTCTGCAGGGGCCGGCCCCCCGGGACCCTGCCCCCAAGCCCCCTGGTGAGGCTCCTCCGAGCCCTAAGTCCTCAGAACACAGCGCTGCGCCCCAGAGGTCCCCTGGAAGCCCTGGAGCCCTGCCCCGCAGCCCCAGCCGAAAGAAGAGGCGTGCTGTGGGTGCCAAGGGGGGCGGGCGCGTGGGCGCCGCAGGCTCTACTTCCACCGGGCTGGGCTCCCCGCTGCTCACTGAGGCCAGGCCCAAGGAGAGCCGTGGTCCTGCTGGGTCCAGGGGGAAGGGCCTCTCAGATGGGACAGCAGAGCAGACGGCAGGAGCCCGGCAGGACGAGCTGGGGCCGAAGTCTGCAGGAGCCCCTGAGCTGGTGGCCAGACCGGAGCCAGGATTGGACCTATCTACACCTATCCCCACTACTGAGCAAGGTACAGACCTACTCAGAATGACCCCCCAAGCTGAGCTACACACTGTGTCCACACCTGCTCAGGAGCCTTGTCCAGACTTCTCAACAGCTAAGTCCGACATGGCTCCATCTGCACCTGCCTCCAAGCTTCATCCTGACACGACTCTGTCTACACCCACCTGCAAGCCTAAACTGGATGTGGACCTGTCCATACTGGGCCCAGAGGTCAAGCCAGAGGTTGATGCATCTATATCCATCTCAAGAGCTCAGTCTGATGTGGGTGTGTCGATACCTGCCCCCGTGCCCCAGGCTGGGCCTGACGTGGTGGAGGCAGGGATCACCCCACCAGCCAAGCTGGATTTGAGCTCGGTTGTGTCCTCACGGGGGGAGCAAGAGAAGCCCAGAGAGGAGCCCTCAGCAGGTGTCCCTGGACACCTCTTGGGGGAGCCCCCCCCAGGTCCCGTCCAAGCCGCCAAGAAGAAGAAAGTGCGGTTCTCTATGGCTGTGCCAAGCCCTGAGGAGCCAGGGTCCGGAGAGACTTCACATCCCCTCTCACCAGTCACAGCCTGGCCCTCGGCCCCCAGGACAGCAGCAGGGAGCCGCGGGGGGCCTGGAGCTTGGGACGCAGTGGCGGTTGGGCCCGGGCTCCCCCAGCCTCGGATTCTGAAGCACCttccccctcctgccccctctgccTCTGGGGGGTCTGGGTATAGAAGCTGCTTCGCAGTGACCGTCCCAGAAGcctatgagttctttttttgtgacaccaTCGAGGAGGAAGATGAAGACGCTGAGGAGGCAGCAGAGGCCAGTGAGGCCCCGACCCAAGTCCAGTGGCCAGAAGTGTGTGAGTTTTTCTTCCGGGACTGCAGAACCCAGAGATCTGGGCACCAGGGAGGTCACTCTCCAGCCCTACTCCCACAAGCCAAGCCTGTGCcagctcctctgcctggagaaccCGTGCCCATCTCCTTCCCTGAGGCCTATGAACACTTCCTTGGGGAGGACAGGCAGGGAAGCGTGCTCGGGCCGGCTGCCCTTCTCCAGCTGCAGGCCACAGAGGCCTCCACGGCGGTCCCCCAGGGAGTGGAGCCTGGCCTCCCACTGGAGCCCAGCCCCGCTGCAGCAGAGCAGCTCGACCTGGTGCTCAGACAAGCAG GGGAGCCTTGGGGTCCCCTCACTTCTTTTACCTTCAACCAGAACGACATGTGCCTGGTGTTTGTAGCCTTTGCCACCTGGGCTGTGAGAACCTCAGATCTACATACCCCAGATGCCTGGAAAACAG TCTTGCTGGCCAACATTGGCACCATCTCCGCCATCCGCTACTTCCGCCGGCAGGTGAGGCGTGGGCGccacagccccagctccagccccagccccagccccagctcctag
- the HES4 gene encoding transcription factor HES-4 isoform X2: protein MPADTPGKPRASPLAGAPASASRTPNKPRSAAEHRKSSKPVMEKRRRARINESLAQLKTLILDALRKDSSRHSKLEKADILEMTVRHLQSLRRVQVTAALSSDPTVLGKYRAGFNECLAEFCTKPSALPPLPPPPWIEPAPGQCLSRRGLPTGEGKELGFSPAAAGGCAPGVMTRWSKSHKPRLECYHFEPA from the exons ATGCCTGCGGACACACCAGGGAAGCCAAGAGCCTCGCCGCTGGCAGGAGCGCCAGCAAGCGCCAGCCGAACCCCAAATAAGCCCCGGAGCGCGGCCGAGCACAGAAAG TCCTCCAAGCCGGTCATGGAGAAGCGGCGCAGAGCACGCATCAACGAGAGCCTCGCTCAGCTCAAAACCCTCATCCTGGACGCTCTCAGGAAAGAT AGCTCCCGCCACTCGAAGCTGGAGAAGGCGGACATCCTGGAAATGACCGTGAGGCACCTGCAGAGCTTGCGGCGCGTGCAAGTGACAG CCGCGCTCAGCTCTGATCCCACCGTCCTGGGCAAGTACCGCGCCGGCTTCAACGAGTGTCTGGCTGAG TTCTGCACCAAGCCGtctgccctgcccccactcccGCCACCCCCATGGATTGAGCCTGCCCCAGGCCAATGTCTCTCCAGAAGAGGGTTGCCAACAGGAGAAGGCAAAGAACTGGG GTTTTCCCCAGCTGCTGCTGGGGGCTGTGCTCCAGGTGTGATGACGAGGTGGTCCAAGTCACACAAGCCAAGGCTGGAGTGTTATCATTTTGAGCCTGCCTGA
- the HES4 gene encoding transcription factor HES-4 isoform X1 — protein MPADTPGKPRASPLAGAPASASRTPNKPRSAAEHRKSSKPVMEKRRRARINESLAQLKTLILDALRKDSSRHSKLEKADILEMTVRHLQSLRRVQVTAALSSDPTVLGKYRAGFNECLAEVNRFLAGCEGIPADVRSRLLGHLAACLGQLGPSRLSVPPLSAAKVPTPEVYAGSQPPPAFDGPLPLLLPGAAFALPLLPGLTGAPPATPLAGRQGQGAPWRPWMR, from the exons ATGCCTGCGGACACACCAGGGAAGCCAAGAGCCTCGCCGCTGGCAGGAGCGCCAGCAAGCGCCAGCCGAACCCCAAATAAGCCCCGGAGCGCGGCCGAGCACAGAAAG TCCTCCAAGCCGGTCATGGAGAAGCGGCGCAGAGCACGCATCAACGAGAGCCTCGCTCAGCTCAAAACCCTCATCCTGGACGCTCTCAGGAAAGAT AGCTCCCGCCACTCGAAGCTGGAGAAGGCGGACATCCTGGAAATGACCGTGAGGCACCTGCAGAGCTTGCGGCGCGTGCAAGTGACAG CCGCGCTCAGCTCTGATCCCACCGTCCTGGGCAAGTACCGCGCCGGCTTCAACGAGTGTCTGGCTGAGGTGAATCGATTCCTGGCCGGTTGCGAGGGCATCCCGGCCGACGTGCGTTCTCGCTTGCTCGGACACCTGGCAGCGTGCCTGGGCCAGCTGGGGCCCTCCCGCCTCTCGGTCCCACCGCTATCCGCTGCCAAGGTTCCCACGCCCGAGGTCTACGCGGGCAGCCAGCCGCCGCCGGCGTTCGACGGCCCCTTACCCCTGCTGCTCCCCGGGGCGGCTTTCGCGCTGCCACTCCTGCCGGGACTGACCGGGGCGCCCCCTGCCACCCCCTTGGCGGGGCGGCAGGGCCAGGGTGCGCCCTGGAGGCCTTGGATGCGGTGA